In one window of Brassica rapa cultivar Chiifu-401-42 chromosome A07, CAAS_Brap_v3.01, whole genome shotgun sequence DNA:
- the LOC103844349 gene encoding probable E3 ubiquitin-protein ligase RHA4A has translation MEIEIHRAEVYTRVSNLPRHLMWVTNTVQINLDELIRHETGAVTVLGSRRIRLRPRGRGFRPRQLAGLLRDEHVPESPYLGRKIALDINQQFAFDSSLQQQQSVFVSVNVKLIRERTLMPPLPPPDFLHTPPSWSRGASSQVFQRLSEEQRMESRDLVLKNETQCSICIDDLSKTRENIIELPQCLHVFHQDCLFEWLRRQNSCPLCRRVPYEI, from the coding sequence ATGGAAATCGAAATTCATAGAGCTGAAGTCTACACGAGGGTGTCTAACCTACCGAGACACTTGATGTGGGTTACCAACACAGTCCAAATTAATCTAGACGAATTGATCCGACACGAAACTGGAGCGGTAACTGTTTTAGGATCACGTCGCATCCGCTTGAGGCCACGTGGCCGCGGCTTCAGGCCACGTCAGCTCGCTGGGCTCCTTCGTGACGAACATGTTCCTGAGTCTCCATACTTGGGCAGAAAAATCGCTCTTGATATCAATCAGCAATTTGCTTTTGATTCTTCtcttcaacaacaacaatctgTTTTCGTATCGGTCAATGTCAAACTGATCAGAGAGAGGACGCTTATGCCCCCACTGCCGCCGCCTGATTTTCTTCACACTCCTCCGTCCTGGTCGAGAGGTGCTTCGAGTCAAGTTTTTCAGAGGCTGTCTGAAGAACAGAGAATGGAGTCCAGAGATTTGGTTTTGAAAAACGAGACTCAGTGTTCCATTTGTATTGATGACTTGTCCAAGACTCGTGAGAACATCATTGAACTGCCTCAGTGTTTGCATGTTTTTCATCAAGATTGTCTCTTTGAGTGGCTACGTCGGCAAAACTCGTGTCCTCTGTGCAGGAGAGTTCCGTACGAGATATAA